The Streptomyces sp. SS1-1 genome has a segment encoding these proteins:
- a CDS encoding FAD binding domain-containing protein encodes MDFLRPASWEEALAAKAEHPTAVPIAGGTDVMVEINFDHRRPEYLLDLNRIEDLSAWEVGEDSVRLGASVPYTRIMEDLRAELPGLALASHTVASPQIRNRGGVGGNLGTASPAGDAHPALLAAGAEVEAESVRGSRRIPIDDFYTGVKRNALAPDELIRAVHIKKADGPQQYSKVGTRNAMVIAVCAFGLALHPATRTVRTGIGSAAPTPIRAKAAEEFLNAALEEGGFWDNGKIITPSVAKRFADLCAAACNPIDDVRGTASYRRHAVGVMARRTLTWTWESYRRTDGTTEQEGSVA; translated from the coding sequence ATGGACTTCCTTCGCCCCGCCAGCTGGGAGGAGGCGCTCGCCGCTAAGGCCGAGCACCCCACCGCTGTGCCGATTGCGGGCGGCACCGATGTGATGGTCGAGATCAACTTCGACCACCGCCGGCCCGAGTACCTCCTCGACCTGAACCGGATCGAGGACCTCTCCGCATGGGAGGTCGGCGAGGACAGCGTGCGGCTCGGCGCCTCGGTGCCGTACACCAGGATCATGGAGGACCTGCGGGCCGAGCTGCCCGGCCTCGCCCTGGCCTCGCACACCGTGGCCTCCCCGCAGATCCGCAACCGCGGCGGCGTCGGCGGCAACCTCGGCACCGCCTCCCCGGCCGGTGACGCCCACCCCGCCCTCCTCGCCGCCGGCGCCGAGGTCGAGGCCGAGTCGGTGCGCGGCAGCCGCCGTATCCCGATCGACGACTTCTACACCGGCGTGAAGCGCAACGCGCTCGCGCCCGACGAGCTGATCCGCGCCGTCCACATCAAGAAGGCCGACGGACCCCAGCAGTACTCCAAGGTCGGCACCCGCAACGCCATGGTCATCGCCGTGTGCGCCTTCGGCCTCGCCCTGCACCCCGCCACCCGGACCGTGCGCACCGGCATCGGCTCCGCCGCCCCGACCCCCATCCGGGCGAAGGCCGCCGAGGAGTTCCTGAACGCCGCGCTCGAGGAGGGCGGCTTCTGGGACAACGGCAAGATCATCACCCCGTCCGTCGCGAAGCGGTTCGCGGATCTGTGCGCCGCCGCGTGCAACCCGATCGACGACGTCCGCGGCACCGCGAGCTACCGCCGGCACGCGGTCGGCGTCATGGCCCGCCGCACCCTGACCTGGACCTGGGAGTCCTACCGCCGCACCGACGGCACGACCGAGCAGGAAGGGAGTGTCGCCTGA
- a CDS encoding (2Fe-2S)-binding protein: MRVNFTVNGRPQEADDVWEGESLLYVLRERLGLPGSKNACEQGECGSCTVRLDGVPVCSCLVAAGQAEGRDVVTVEGLADHARQRSCGGSSGVSLDEAKGWQAKGTDSQTGEGTELAPIQQAFIDAGAVQCGFCTPGLLVAADEMLERNPNPSDADIREALSGNLCRCTGYEKIMDAVRLAAARQGEAV; this comes from the coding sequence ATGCGCGTCAACTTCACCGTCAACGGACGCCCGCAGGAAGCCGACGACGTGTGGGAGGGCGAGTCCCTGCTGTACGTCCTGCGTGAGCGGCTCGGCCTGCCCGGCTCCAAGAACGCCTGCGAGCAGGGCGAGTGCGGCTCCTGCACGGTCCGCCTGGACGGCGTCCCGGTGTGCTCGTGCCTGGTCGCGGCCGGGCAGGCCGAGGGCCGGGACGTCGTGACCGTCGAGGGCCTCGCCGACCACGCCCGGCAGCGCTCCTGCGGCGGCTCCTCCGGCGTCTCGCTGGACGAGGCCAAGGGCTGGCAGGCCAAGGGCACCGACTCCCAGACCGGCGAGGGCACCGAACTCGCCCCGATCCAGCAGGCGTTCATCGACGCAGGCGCCGTCCAGTGCGGCTTCTGCACCCCTGGCCTGCTGGTCGCCGCCGACGAGATGCTGGAACGCAACCCCAACCCGAGCGACGCGGACATCCGCGAGGCCCTGTCGGGCAACCTGTGCCGCTGCACCGGCTACGAGAAGATCATGGACGCGGTCCGCCTGGCGGCCGCCCGGCAGGGAGAGGCGGTCTGA